The following nucleotide sequence is from Drosophila kikkawai strain 14028-0561.14 chromosome 2L, DkikHiC1v2, whole genome shotgun sequence.
ACTTGGCGCTCGGCGAGATCGGGGAGCAGATGGGGGACTGTGGCGTCTGCTTGTAGTAGGCCGGCACCCGGAAGCTCAGCGAGAGGTCCGGCAAACTGGGCATGTTGTTGTGCACGGAAGGCGACTCCACGCCCTCCTCCTGGTAGTTGCGGAAGCTGCGCGCCTTCTCCACCGTCTTGCGCTGCTTTTCCTCGTAGTACAAGGGTGAGGGTTCGTCCGTGCTGGTCTCCAACGAGTTGGAGGAGCTGGAGTGCTGGCCCACCGAGTCGCTGGAACGTGACAGCTTCTGCTGGAAGGCACTCAGGCCCACTATCCGGGGCTTTCGCTCGAAGTGGGTTGAGGTTTCCACCTTGGTCTGCTGCTCCCGCACCAAAGTCGTGGACTGGAAGGTGTCGTTGCCGCGCGAGCTCTTGGAGAGCAAATTGGTCACATCGTTACTGAGTGGAGACTTCTCCGGCTGGCTGGGAGCTGCACCCAGCTCCTTCGGCATATAACGCTGCCGGGCTGCAGGACCGGATTTGGGCTTAAGGGGCGTCGGTGGATGCGGGTGGACGCCGTAGTTGCTCACTATGGCGTTCAGGCCGTGCTTGCCTTCGTTGTGGATCTCCCTCTTGATGATCTGGCGCGTCTCCAGGATGTTCTGCTCGTGAGAGGTGGCACTGCGCGCCTTATCCGGCACAACGACAGGCTCCCGGGCGGTGGCCTCCAGACAGGAGGTCGAGATCTGCAGCTTCTTGGCCACGCTCTGGCTGGAGTCCGTGTCCTCCATTCCGTCATTGGCCCTGGCAATGGATCTCTTCGAGTTCCTGTGAATCAATCGACGCAGGAAGCCGCTTTCGTTCTCCCGCTCGCGCTCGTTGGCCAGGAAATCATCGCAGTCCGTGGAGGACTCGCCACGATGCTCCAACAGGGCATTGGCCTTCGTGGTCGTGGCTCTCAGTCCGTAGGAGGATGAGTTCGTGGTCATAGTGCTGCTGGTAGAGCTTTGCTCGATCGTCTTGGTCCGCTTGGTGGTCACCAAGCCGGCGGGTATCGCCTGTGTCTGAGGCAGCATGGCAGTCAGGGTCTTCGGTGGCAGCGAGCGCGACTTGTTCTTGAGCTCGGCATCTGTGGATGAAGAGCAGGGATTAGATAAGGATTTTTCTTTCGAAAACTTAAGGAGTTCCTACCATGCACAGCTCGCAGTCCTGGACTCATCTTCAGCCCTTCCTCGTTGGCCTCTGGGATGGAAGTCTGTGGAAAGAGGATTAAGTAAGTTGTTCCTATTTGGAAGGACTCTCACACTCACCTCCAAGGTCATGCGGTGCTGCCTCGTCGGTCCCTTCTTTTTGGCCGGCCTGATGGCCATTTTGTGCCTGGCCGCTGCATGTGACAGCCGGTGCTGCTCTCGGCCAACGGCATCCACATCGTCCTCTTGATGGGAACGGAGTATGTCCGAGCCCATCGAGATCGACGAGCTGGTGGAGACCCGCGAGGGGTGCCGGTGGCTCTCCTCCGGCTCCACCTCGGCACTGTTAACACTCAGCAGACTGAGCGATGACACCTCGCTCTGGCTATGTGCTCCCTGTGCCCGGGACTGATGGTGACTGTGGTGACCACCGCCGGAGGCAAGCCggccgctgctgttgccgcCGACCGCCCTCCTCTGAGGGGAGGCCGGACTGCGAGGCAGGCCCAGATCCTCGTCGGAGGCATCTGGTCGGTTGCGTCGCTTACGCAGCACATCCGTGAGTTCCGCCTGGAATGAGCAGGGAGTATATATAGAGGTTAGGTTTCGTAATATAAGGTAGGTTAATTCCTTTCAGGATTACCCAGCTTTTCCAGCGGAAAACGAAGCGGGCCCTGAGACAGCTGCGTCCCAGGCGACTCTCGCCCATGGATGAGCCGCCCAGCTTCATTTTAAAGGGATTCTGCTTAAAGTCAATCATTTCGCGGGCCTCACAACGCGGACGAGGCTACAAATGACTGTTAGGGTTTGCCAGGATTAGCTGGGCAACAGTGACTGAAAAAATAACTGCGATTCCTGATGCCCTACTCTCCAGAATCTATTGTCTCCCTCACACATTCTTACCGCAAACGAAAGCTGGAAGGGATTGGCCTGTGCCCTCAGAGAACCCGCACTTCCGGCTACCATGGTGCTGATTATGAACTATGAATATGTGACTATCTGCACGCGATCTCACTGATTTCACTTTCCACTCgaggaacagcagcagcgacagcgtCTGGCGACAACCAAGTGCAATGTGCAACTGAATCTGTTGCAGGGCGGATTCCAAAGCAGATGTACGAGAGTGaagtgaaaatgaaaatgggaaTGGTAAGGGAAATGGCAGGGGAAATGGCGTCTGGCTTCAATTTTTACCTAGCCAAACACAATTGGCTCCGAAGATCTGTTTATTGTCAGCCCTCAGCCATTGAGTTTCAAGGGTAAGACCCGAACCGAGCCCAAAATCGGCTGTGTTGTGCGTGTCCCAAAGTAAACAAGAGAAAACGGAGCAGAATCCCTCATGCTTCTCGGGAAGAAACGAGAGCAGCGTCTGCCAGCCACCCCCTTGTTCCCACGTCGTCCATCTATCAGTGACTGTGGCGCGTGACGTCGCCATCTGGTTGCTCACCACTGTTCCTAGTGGAGCCGGGGCTGGGGCTATTTTTGGGAGCTCGTTGCTCGAGGATTAAGTGCCGGGCGGGTTCAGGTTAAAGACCTTCTCGTCCATCAATTCTAGATAAACAGAAACTGCAATTGGGGAATCGGGGGCGAGTTCAATGTTCTCTTAGTCGAGGCTCTTAGGAAGATTGTTGAGTATATATAGTGGCAGTTAATAGAACCTATGGCAGATAGATATTTGGACAGCCTTACATAATCTTGGACATCTGCTTTTTCGGGAAATTTAGCGGCACTGCACATATGTACCTGGCAAGGAAGCTACCTGAAAAGTCCTGCGACCTTTAACCCATTCCCCGCTTGGACTACTGGACTACCTGCCCCGGTTAAAGCAACGACTCTGCTCAGTTCCACCTCGAATCTGCGTCGGGAAATCGCAGAGCCGACCGTCACGTTCACTGATTTATTGGCCCAGTTGCGAGTGGGCCAACTGTCGGTGGTCAGTACCAGTGGGTAAATGTAAGTGGCTCCCAACATGGCCAACATTGATTACCACAGCCAGAGAGTGGGAGAGAACGGGCACAACAGTTGGCCAAGTGGGAGGCACTGACTGCAATATCGCtttgaattaaatgcaattgcaTCACTCAGACGTCCGAGTTGCATTTCGAACAAATGGACGCCATCTGTGCGCTCCGCTGGTAAGTGGGATAAACGGCCTCAAAGTGTGTGCATTTATCCAGCTGGAAGCCCCGATCGGTTGATCAGTGGTTAACGCGATCTGACCCTGACTAATCATTATTGGAATATTTTATGGAGCAATGCAAGCTGCGCTTAAATGGATTACAAATCGAGGAATCAGAGCTACCTACTTTTAGAGTTTGTAAAAGATCTTAATctattaaagaatttaattttgtcaaatgaatattaaaatttgtaatgagaatatcattaaatatgctttaatttgtgtaagaaatattttatttcagtgTATACCCCCCACGTTTTGCATTAATTTGTACACAAATCAAATCCACACTCTATCAAttcgtaaataaaataaataaccaagaacTTTGCACCCAGATATGCTTTCTATCTTTTTACGATAACGAGGTGATGGATTTTCCGAACGGAGGCTTTGtacacaaataatttaaacagatTTCAAGAAGATATATTATGTTCAGTCAAGATAATTAGAAGAAGCTTAGTTCTATTTGAAAAAAAACTCTAAAGAGCTTTCCCTGAGACAGTCACAGGCCATTAAGCCATGAAATACCAAAGGAACCCTTCTCCACACACTCTCACCCATCTAGGTCGCCGCTTCGCTGGCTGCTTCTCGGGAGTTAAATCAAGTTAAAGCAAATGGAATCAATTTCTCCCTGTCTGTCACCCAAGAGAGTGACGGAGATGGAGAGTGGCAGGGAAGTGGGCCAGTGGCCAACCGATATGGACATGGCCAGGCTCCAGAATGCGCCCATCGGGCGAATCGTGCGaagaaatgcaattaaaatccTAATGCGGATGCATGGCACTTTGAGTGCGATCCCAATGGATGCGGAAATCTGAGAGATACGCAAATGCGGACCGAAATGATTGCATAATGAGTGGAGCCAGGAGTGGAGGCCGCCGCCAGACGGGAAGTGTCACAGATCTCATGTTCGGAGCAAACGAATTTAGGCCGAAAATGAACATTTTCGAGTGCTGGGACCTAGGAAGTGGTCACAGTCGCCACTGGGGGACATTCCCCGCCAGAGTAGTTCAATTAGAGAAAAGCGTGTGAATGTTGGACATCGATGACGGGCAAGCTCGCGTCCATGCCTAGATGCGTGTTACCGTGTTACCATATCTCAGCTACTGCTGTCATTCCAAGTCGTCCGGGACGGGTCCATGTGTCCCCCCCCCCACGGAAATTGCTCTTGACTGCATTGTCATTTAGTTTCCATTATGGCCATTTGTCGTGTagatgtttttctttttctatttatatgcAATTAATTCATCAAACTGGTTAGCCCCGAGATCCTCACATCTGctggtaaatatttatagaccCAAGAGCTCGTTTCCCCGACCTGCTCTGGCAGCTTTTCAAAGGAAAATCACCGAGACTGGACTAGGACTTGGCGGATTAGCAGTGAACTCAGGACCTGCAAGATGTCTATTCTGTGGAATGTTAGAGTAAGAGTGAGGGGTTTTGGCATTTGAAAAGCTTAAATCCCTTAAAGGAAAGGCCTGAGCTGAGATCAACGTCCTCGAGGAATAAgctattttatttgttattaaaagaTTGAATTATTCAACTATAGAAAGAAAGTTTGAAAGTTTAAGTTTATCTTTACATGTAGCTTATTTATTTGGTGAAGTTTAAAAAGCACTTATCTATAACTTCAGGAAAAATAAACACTCATAATGaaatatctttttatttaaatcccATCCAGCTCTACATACTTCCTCTTCCCCAAAtgatcaaaaatatcaaagcATAACTCGATAAGCCCCTTGGAATCGCAGCTCTTTATAATTCTCCAGCACAGTTACCCAGTTGGACCGTTAAATTGAAAGTTCGTTAACTTCTTCACTTGGCTAGAGTCCAGGAATCCCGAGGATTGTGGACATAGCGCGGATCAGAGTCGTATTCGGAGTCGGATTCGAAGTCGTGTTAGGAAACCGCCAGGCTAGCGAACGCCCGGGTTGTCTTCACTGGCTAAAGTCTCGATGCAAACTGATTTAGCGGAAAACTTGCAGGAGTTCAATAGCATAGAAACAGAAAGAAATGCGATTTATTTGCTAACCAGGTTGGCAAATAACCTGGGTGGGAGCACgcggagcaggaggaggcggTAGCTCCAGGGAGCTGCTGGCCTGCCAAGTGGAAAAAAGTGGAATAACAAGAAGCAACCAAGCGGCCGCCGCCGACCATCGTCGGCTCATCGGCAACTCGTTTGTCCAGAAACCGAAGAAGCAATAGAAGTAACTCAACCGTCGTCGGTCGGCCAGGCCAGGAGAAGAAGCCGCAAATTGCCACGCGCGGCAAGAGCTGGAAAATCGGTTGGAAAAGCGGGAGTTTGGACTATATGGGGAGGAGGGTGTGCCGGTGTGCGGGTCTTGCCACGACTTACTGCAGTTGTTGCACGGAAAAAAACTGCTTAAGACTGATCaaatatcaatataaattattattattcaattgACCAAGTGAGATAACACAGTATTGATAGTGATCTTTACCTTGAAGCTTTTGAAATGTACGTAGTTTTTCTCATTATGTATGTACGTTTAGGAAAGATACTtaataattaaactttaagaaaagtataaatatttttcccttGTGTACGTCTAAAATTGGGTTCGGTTTCAGGTTGCAAAAACGCGTGCGTTGGCAacagttttttcttttttttttttgctaaaacCTAAAAGAAAAGAGATGAAAAACACCAGAAAAGACTCAACCAACTTATGCAGTAATGGTGATAATGATGTGGATAATGAAGATTTATCTATTAGATAAGAGCCAAAGCCAGTCTACGCTTTATTTTGGACTTTCGTTTGGCGTTAATTTAAAGTGCGAGTTAATTGTGTAATATCGAAATTGATTTCTATGTATCAATTAAGAGTTGAGAATCGGGTTTGTGGTAGCTAGAGAAACATCTTAAAAAAAAGTCCCCCAATCAAGTTTCGATTGTCTCTGGGGTTCAGTCAACTCAATTAATGGATGTTCTCCATTCCAGATAAGGCCAGCTGGCTAATCAGATTGTTGacaaagtttttgttttcctaaAACTCTGGGAACAATTGAAATCTGAGTCAGTGCACTCCATGGGAGATTCGGTCATCAATGGCGCTGCAGAAATGCCAACAAAGGCGccaattgaatttgatttaaatcaatttacgAGTAGATTGCCTGCAGCACAAAGCACGGTTCAGGGGAGCGGTCTTTGGTGGAAATCCATCGAGTGACCCAAGGGCCCTGAACTTGATTTCGAGAGAAAAAGTGAAAGTAAAAGTGGAAttcgaattttaaatttatatataggtCAACGAGATATGGTCAAGGCAAGCAAAGGGTTGGAAACGAGCCAAAGCTACATATTTACTAACATTAAACTATAAACTAAACTCTTAGAAGTCTTGAActtttagatttatattatCCTTAAAGGCTGTTATCAGTTCTAAACTCACCTTCAGTACAATCGATAGACTGCTGGCCGTTGCTGACTCGGAGAAGACGCTGTCATGGGACTGCGACAGCGTCTCCCGGGAGTAATCTCTGAAAGCGTTAGCCAGATAAATTAGTTATCCAGTACCAAAATCAAGGACTTTATGGACTTACCCATCCACATCTAGAAGACGACCCTCGCTGAGGCTTCGCTGGCTGTCAGAGATGTCGGCAGCTCCACCGGTTCCCGAGCCCGATCCTGAACCGGATACGGATCCACCCTCCAGCTCCTGCGAGTAGTCACCTACGCTGCGTAGATGGCGCTGCTGGATGCGCTGCTCTGCAAAGTAGCTGCTCCTGCTCATACCGAGGGCTTCGGCGGGAAAAACGGCCACGCCACGCTGGGCCTGGGACATGGCTTCCTGCTGGGCTTGGGTTGGCGACTGGAACTGGCTGGGATTCTGGTCCAGACTGTGCTGTGCAGGCGTCTGCTTGCCAGTCCGCTTCTTGCCCAGGAGCACGCTCAGCAACTCATCGCGGTGCGAGCCGTAGGACTTGGACTTTGGCAGCGACTGAGTCTGATAGCTCTGCTCCGGCAGCTGCTGGGAATTCAGTGGTGATCCTGGTGTTCCCGAAGCTCGTAGGTTCTTCTCGCTGCTGCTACTGGCCGGCGGCGGCAGGGTATTACAGGATCCGGGTCCGATACCTATACCGGGCGATGGACTGTCTGGGGAACTGTTGATGGTTCGGCGGCGGAAGATGCGGCGGAGATTGCGAAGTGGATGGAAGCGGCGacgtttctgctgctgctgattttgGTCTGGAAAAAGCCAGGAAAGAAGATAAGACACGTCCTTTTATTTTACAACATTTTGGTGATATTTGAAGGTAATTTCAGCGATTTGGGTTATATTCTGGTTTGCTATTTTATGGAGTTTATAGGAAAACATATGGATGACCTATCTGTGGTTTTTACTAAATATCCCATTGGCTGACACTCGCTCGTGACGTAACAAGACATGATGATAATGTCAACCGGCTTTCAGTCTTGATGGACAGGCGGCATAAATCTAGAAGAGAGATCCCAGGGGATTATGTTTTCACACTTCCAAGCTGGTTACTCAATTATTAGCCCGTCTCCGGCTTTATTTTATCATGGTATCTGAAGTCTACTCCCTTCCCCACTAGATTGTAAAGTGTataaattgttgtaaaataatttatccATAATTAACAGGCACATAAATAAATCGCCTATATAGACATAATTATCGAAGACTTCTTTGGCGCTTCCGAGGAAGCAAAGTCATATTTTTAGACGCCACTTAACTTCCGCAGTTACTCAGCTGTTGAGCCAATCAATTGTTAATAGAATTTTTCCGTCATTCGGTTACACTTAATAGTACGGCGATAAGAAGCAAACAATAAATGGGCGAAACCGAAACGAATCGCAGCCCAAAACATGACCATAAATAGGCAAAAGCCCGAAGACCCCTCAATGAATGAAAGGCCCAAAGAGGAATGATAGCAAGTCGTCGTCTTGCTGCCAGGGAGTTCCAGTAAACCCGATTGGACACCACGTGCGAACAAGCGTTGGGAACCATTCGACAAGGTCATAACTTATCTCTCCAAGCCAAGTATTCTATGCATATATGGATTTACACAATTTCTGGGCCGAAGAAAATCCGAAATATAGAGTGCAATTGGTTGAAATCATTATCGAATTGCGGCTTGGTCTTTTGTGGCTGTGGCCTTGACGGTCGTAGAActcaataatatttattcccCCGATGGCCGATAGCACAGAGAAACGATGGCTGGTAATACCTTATCGATCACCGAGGAATGTGGAGTACATTTGTAGGTACAAGAAAAGTACTACATCATGTATTAGTGCTAAGTGATGGGCAAAGGATAGGAAACTCCATATAAGTTTGCTTGTAAATACTGTTGACCCTATTAAAGCCAAGATTGTATAGACAACCCCTTTGGAAAGTGTGGCTTGACTCTTACATCTCTCTGGAGTGACTCATTGTGTGTGTCATTACCACAAATGAAAGTTCCCTTTAACACAGAGACCCGTCTTCTCCGTGGAAAGTGTACATTCCATATACTAATTAGAGAAAAGAACCACAGCCAAACGGAAGTACAAgcattttctaaaataaaatcaaagaacGCTGTCAAGAAAGCTTCGACCTCTAAtcaacaagaaaaataaaacaaagcgcTGCTCAAATGCCGGTCACGTTTTGGGGCCGCGACACGCGAATACCGAAAGATACTACagatatataaatgaataccaTATAGCTGACTATATAGTATACAGCACATGTGTAGTCATGGGTACGAGCATTCCCCATTTATGCTTGTTGTGATGGCTTGattttaatgattaatttcACCTGAGTTGGGGCTGGTCACCGGAGCTTACTCATGGGAAAAGAAGTACGtatagtatataaatattacccCCGCTGGCACGTCATTCTATTTATTGCCTTTTGGGGTGTCGTCTGGCTGTCTGCTGCTCTCTCCAAATTGCTCGGGGACCTTGCTAATGGAATTTTAACCGCCGAGGGGGAAGCAACACCCTCGCCAGTgacaattgtttatttatagaatGCCTAATTGGGTCAGCAGAGCAGGGCTGCAGTTCTTTAAGCCAAAACGAATTCTGGCTCcctaaaagaaaaatcttaATGAAGATTTCTTGTCTGTAATTGAAAAGTTTGAGTCTGAGTTGGAACAGCGATGCTGCCCATGATTCACTTAATGAGGCAATCCCCGCGATTACATCAGCGTTGTGCGCGTATAcattatttctaatttatcTAAAGTCTATTGAGCAAGATTTGTTATTACTTCGAGTCCCGTATTGTCTTCTTTTGTGTGCTGTCATCAGTTTGGGTTTCGTTTTCCGCAaatgtgtgagtgagtgtggGCGAAATGTTCGTCATTGTCGGttttggcttggctttggTAATTCATCAAAACTTATTTGAATCTTTTCAATTTGGCAACATGATGCCTCCTCGGATTAACTGCTCTTACGAGTGCTTACTAGGGAGGGGAGTAAGATAGGTTTGAAATTAAACAACGGCAAAGGTGAACTATCGAAggtattgttattattttcaagCAAATACTCGGGGCTTGATGCAAATTCGCACTTAATTCTGAATTTACTTATGTTGGAAATGAGTTTGATAGATAAATTCAATCGAAAATAACCAATGTTCTTCGGCATTagctttaattatttcaattattattattttaaaggtaAAGACAACCGTCAATAAAGATATTAAATCGAGACTTTGTCATacattaaagtaaatattacaCAATTTTAAAAGCTTACCCCCCATAACTTCATcaattatagaaatatatcgCTACGTATTCCCCACCTCATACAAGTACCCGGTGCGTGGGCTTTCGGAGGTGTTTAAGTGACACCAATTCGCATTCGATTCTGAATTTGCAATTCCAAAAAGAGGTTTGGCAAGTGGGTTcgtttattaattaatcattGGCGCAAACGTGGCCCCACACTCTCTTAACATGCGAATTGTGAAAACCAAATGGCAAACTACACAACTTTTCAGCCAAGTTGCAGTAATTGGAGACCTTTTGCGAGCGGATGTGAGCTCGGTGGGACTGCTGGCCTACTGGATTGGGGAAGGTCAAGTGGACCACGCCCACATCCCAAGCACCAGCTCCCCAGTCTGGCCGTGTGGGCAGCTTATCCGCTTAACAAGTGCTGAGTTCACTTGCGCggaataaaaatagaaaaaacgcAACTTGTTGGAGAACCAAGAACCCGAAGGCCCGAAGAGCTAAACAAAGGCACCAAGAATTGCACAATTCTTTGGACAAATAACTCTTACAACCGAACAGGTCTCGGGGCCTTCAAAATGTTGGCTATACTGGTTCGTTTCGAGTAAGTTGCAGTGTGCTGTAAGCCTCGAGAATCGAATGCGATGCCAATGGATTAGCCAAGGTTCGTTGAGTTCGTTGGTCAAAGAGTTCAACATGGCGTATTACATCAACACTGGCAAAATAATCTGTAAGACTGAAACGTAATTCTATTTCAAACAGAGAGTGATGTCAAATACAAATATCGCTTGAGTTGAATCAATATTATATGGGCATTGGCGACTATATAGATTAGACAAAGTACCGGAatagctataaataaatagaggTGTTCCAGAGAGCTATCAGGTAAGTATGGACGATTGCAAAGAAACAAGAAATTGGCGCAGAAAGTAATCCCCTTTGATTGCTATAACAACCTGGAATACTCAGTATATatgttacattttattttataatgccTTTCAGTACCTAGTAAATAGACCAAGTTTTCCTTCCCACAGATTATTATTCTCCGAGAgatatcaaaaataatattgaagTGATCAAAATACTATTTTTTCCTCTAACTCTAGcttgttaattaaaaaggcAAACTTGTTTTCTACAGTGACTGCGTTAAATGGATAAGGCTAGCTGCTTTTCACACCCGCCTTTCGCTATACCCGCCGGTTTTTAGCCACTTTATATAAGGGATCAGGCCCTATCAGTCGCGATCTGTTTGGCCAAAAAGCAATGGCAGACGTCCCAATCACCAGAAGACGTTAACTGCAATCAGTTTGGCAGAGCTTATCAGCCTTTTTAGCCTGGTCGAAAGGCACTACCTTTTGTGTTCGCACTCCAaatcacaacaacagca
It contains:
- the LOC108078499 gene encoding uncharacterized protein, encoding MSSGLMSCVRENSPPLEPELDASGCQGPLSLPSEGGRSHGGAVTSTPISSPGNNAHQSTPTADQNQQQQKRRRFHPLRNLRRIFRRRTINSSPDSPSPGIGIGPGSCNTLPPPASSSSEKNLRASGTPGSPLNSQQLPEQSYQTQSLPKSKSYGSHRDELLSVLLGKKRTGKQTPAQHSLDQNPSQFQSPTQAQQEAMSQAQRGVAVFPAEALGMSRSSYFAEQRIQQRHLRSVGDYSQELEGGSVSGSGSGSGTGGAADISDSQRSLSEGRLLDVDGDYSRETLSQSHDSVFSESATASSLSIVLKAELTDVLRKRRNRPDASDEDLGLPRSPASPQRRAVGGNSSGRLASGGGHHSHHQSRAQGAHSQSEVSSLSLLSVNSAEVEPEESHRHPSRVSTSSSISMGSDILRSHQEDDVDAVGREQHRLSHAAARHKMAIRPAKKKGPTRQHRMTLETSIPEANEEGLKMSPGLRAVHDAELKNKSRSLPPKTLTAMLPQTQAIPAGLVTTKRTKTIEQSSTSSTMTTNSSSYGLRATTTKANALLEHRGESSTDCDDFLANERERENESGFLRRLIHRNSKRSIARANDGMEDTDSSQSVAKKLQISTSCLEATAREPVVVPDKARSATSHEQNILETRQIIKREIHNEGKHGLNAIVSNYGVHPHPPTPLKPKSGPAARQRYMPKELGAAPSQPEKSPLSNDVTNLLSKSSRGNDTFQSTTLVREQQTKVETSTHFERKPRIVGLSAFQQKLSRSSDSVGQHSSSSNSLETSTDEPSPLYYEEKQRKTVEKARSFRNYQEEGVESPSVHNNMPSLPDLSLSFRVPAYYKQTPQSPICSPISPSAKCVSLGFEINDNKLLQARAESTGQLPSPGAKSSPQRAVSTTKLLVGSPGPTNISQIEQNIDLIVKSPLVSVLRKSGNVTQPEKLPEKPSQEPSPSPKQRPKLLDLGTKVAVPLAASPSPASPLTKTAKLSNSPPTTPAKGQSSSSSSRRNSSNMEVTGEPEFMKIQLNRVDQARLHNKANHLVLAKNLKSTPTERSQSSDDLSFRRSSGESLSGIEIVEQTQLKVSTPVVRQGLEPCLSRQLRSVSANSVRSSYGSSSEGLSIPNTPATTPSTPKSNGVVKGPSRENKDTKDAKEQASPKDAVKSNRLSLEDRKRLFLSEEKPKVLVEQRRKSIGKAEIIATSAPPTPSVIPATPAIPVTPVTPTSPEISEVNGNISPTSTSNPVVLRKKSFASCNGNTATPSKDDPTPELMKVFARRSLKVKDDEVVTLAQTPTPIQVTSAATGAAKKLPPSGSGAGNQSVDSDKENQSNSEEKLDKLAPKYEAQGSTGETGKTTHHHPSSNRNSVADFRNLNNNNNQQKAPPKVVTYLPPIKASNTRNSLNNSNQINNNVNGNAVAKPVSERFSLQLKQSIATATTPTSPVAVPVGSAAAATPGTAAAPSKPIERSATVGEFKGIHQRRAEWEQRAKEALK